In Raphanus sativus cultivar WK10039 chromosome 5, ASM80110v3, whole genome shotgun sequence, the following proteins share a genomic window:
- the LOC108857231 gene encoding surfeit locus protein 1, giving the protein MATSFSKIITRSKPQSHIYSNSHSLQRHFSAVADSSFSTSAALGSQTSPPSPTQDNNKRGGSKWTQLLLFLPGAITFGLGSWQIVRREEKIKTLEYQQQRLKMEPMKLNADHPPDKNLDALEFRRVSCKGVFDEDKSIFLGPRSRSISGVTENGYYVITPLLPIPGDLDSMQSPILVNRGWVPRSWRDKLQESTESVSLANDSTIAKPLPTEQHSWWKFWSKTPVIPKEQVSTVVKPVEVVGVIRGGENPSIFVPANDPSTGQWFYVDVPAMARAMGLPEDTIYVEDVHEDIDRSRPYPVPKDINTLIRSKVMPQDHLNYCITWYSLSAAVTFMAFKRLKPKSARR; this is encoded by the exons atggcgaCATCTTTCTCTAAAATCATAACCAGATCGAAACCTCAAAGCCACATCTACTCCAACTCCCATTCCCTCCAGAGACACTTCTCCGCCGTCGCCGACTCTTCCTTCTCTACCTCCGCCGCCCTTGGAAGCCAAACGAGTCCTCCCTCTCCGACGCAAG ACAATAACAAAAGAGGAGGGTCGAAGTGGACACAACTGCTCTTGTTCTTGCCTGGAGCGATTACCTTCGGTCTCGGTTCCTGGCAAATCGTCAGAAGGGAGGAAAAG ATCAAGACACTGGAGTACCAACAACAACGGTTGAAAATGGAACCGATGAAGCTAAACGCAGACCATCCTCCTGATAAGAATCTTGATGCCTTGGAATTTAGACGGGTTAGTTGCAAGGGCGTGTTTGACGAGGATAAGTCTATATTTTTGGGTCCACGGTCTAGGTCCATTTCTGGAGTCACTGAAAATGGATACTATGTCATCACGCCTCTATTGCCAATCCCTGGTGACCTGGATAG CATGCAGTCGCCTATTCTTGTGAATCGCGGATGGGTTCCTCGTAGTTGGAGAGACAAGTTACAAGAATCTACAGAGTCAGTCTCCCTTGCAAATGACTCAACAATAGCTAAACCACTCCCCACTGAGCAACATTCATGGTGGAAATTTTGGTCTAAGACGCCAGTGATTCCCAAG GAGCAAGTATCCACGGTTGTTAAGCCAGTAGAAGTTGTTGGTGTGATCAGGGGAGGGGAGAACCCGAGCATATTTGTCCCGGCCAATGATCCAAGCACGGGGCAGTGGTTCTACGTAGACGTACCTGCAATGGCTCGTGCCATGGGTCTTCCTGAAGACACAATTTACGTAGAGGACGTTCATGAGGACATAGATCGGAGTAGACCGTATCCTGTCCCGAAAGACATCAACACTTTGATCCGGAGTAAAGTCATGCCACAGGACCATCTCAACTACTGCATAACATG GTACTCTCTTTCGGCGGCTGTCACTTTCATGGCTTTCAAGAGGCTCAAGCCAAAGTCTGCTCGCAGATAA